In the Hermetia illucens chromosome 1, iHerIll2.2.curated.20191125, whole genome shotgun sequence genome, tcgtccacaactccattgcaaaacacacaatccggagaacgcgcttttccaatcttgtgcaggtaagactgaaaacctccatgccaagagagctgccactcgtctagagtgtgttgccgttcttcgcgagcaaccacctcccttgcgcttgtatatggcctgacgctccctagcaagaagggcaacggggatcactcccgcgatcaccatcacggccggttcagagacagtgcggtaggcagacgccacccgtagagctccccgtctctgtacttgcgcgaggcgtttacgatatacctctttgttaagagcgccagcccatacctctgcgccgtagagcacaacacactgcgttgaactcatgaggagacgtcgcccactagacgtaggactcccaatatttgccattagcctacttaacgccgaaactccagccgcagccttgttcgctgctgctttgatttgctcagaaaagctcatctttgagtcaagagtcaacccgaggtactttaccgctgattttgactcgattatcgactcgccgaacgatatgggacgcagggtcggaattctctttttagtcaggatgactacttcggttttttccagtacaaggttgaaaccatgagtagtcatccatccgcttacccgtcgcatcaatatgccgatgtTATCTGATAGCTGCATACTCGAAACCTATTGACATCTTCGCTACACTAAGAGTGTTGAATACATCACCCTTTTACCTACCCAAGAATATTTGGATCAATTTCTAGCGATTCAGGAAAATTACGCGGCATAGAACGGTCAATGCTTTCTAGAATATCCAGGTCATTTTTGAATGTCTGCTGAGCCAGTGCAGCTATTTCATGGTAGGCAGGCTCCGCACCGCAAATTACGCATAATGTTGCCGTACCCATCAACGGAATCGCAATGAATCTGTATGCAACCTATGGAAGTCAAAAAATTAGTACGCATGGGGATATGTTCACATATGAATACTGAAAGTTAGGATTGTATACTTACACTCGAGCTTCGTTTCGGTAGGAAAACTGGAACGTCTTTTTGTGAAGTATTTGATACACTCATCAAAAGTATCAGTAGCTTTCGATCAACCACATCCAAGTCCCACCAGCCTTCAGTGGCCGCCGCCAACTTTTGGTTAACAACAACTGCACAGAATAAGGATCCAAACTGAACACTGAATTCCGTTAGTCTCGTCAAGACTTGTGCATTTTCATTGGCGAGGACACAATCGCTGTAGCCTAAAAGTTCAGATTCACAGTAGTCGAGGAGTTTGTCCACAATTGGCATATAGCTCTTGGCTTCCCGCTTTATGCGGTCGAAGTTTTTGTGGATTTGAATTTCTTCTAAGCTGACAAACAATAGGAAGGAGTTGAAGACAAGATCCAGAAGGGTCCAAAGCATTTTTTCGGTAATTCCTTTTCCGGCGGCTATTAAAGTCACCGTATTCTCATAATCTTTCCAGACTAGAATCCAGTCGTCAGTATGGGTAGACTTTAACTGGACGCCTTGTGATTTGCAGAACATGTGAGTGCCATTTAGTGATGCAACGGTTGAAAATGGCAGCTGAAATATGTAAATAAAGAATTTAGCAAATTTGATATGAGACAAATGGGCAGAGGTTTATATCGTCTTCAGGTGACTTTTGTAGGGGACATATTTCAAATTCTCCAAAGCATTGGTGGCGCGATGAATCGGGAGTTTATGAGGAGAAGAAAGAGTAAGTACCGTTTCGGTGTTATTATTTTCTATGAACATCCATATTTACACATGGTTACACTGTCGCCTGCTTGGGTTACAGACCAATGCGCCATTGTGGGTCGGTTCTTCCCGCAGAGTGTTTTCAGGACAACCGACTCACTGGTGATTCCAGGGTAATGGGATCCACTGGGTGATGTTGATAGCAATGTCGGCGGTGGGAGCTTGTGGTATCCGAGTGACAGTTGCAcccactttccatgtactgcttctatatattataatatgtaGTACAAAGAGAACATTGGTACAAAATGACTTCAAGTTGATGTTGTAGTATGTGCATtcacaaattttggaaaaaatagcAAAGACACTAAAAAACATTACAAATTGGTCGATGACAAACTAACAATTTATGCTTTACTGATGGTAATTTTCAGTCCGTTTCTCCTATTTCGGATTCGGAACCTTTTTGCTCAGGTTCGGAACCGTTTTGCTAAGGTTGGAGATATGGGAATTGAAGTGTTTGAGAAATGATGTTATGTGCCAATGAATTCATCCATGCCCACTAAGCAACCTATCAAAACGCAGGTTACCaatcataacaaaaaaaaaattgcgggcAGAATACACCGTTGTTATATTTCACTTCGAGTTTTAAACTCTTCGGAGAATTTACCTTAGTGCTCGTTACtacaaggtgcggcagcataacttccttttttcaaaactcaataaaaactattgtatgcatcggaaaatatttatttattttttataatttaggtacatgtctaaagtttttatttacattgttttgaagatcaaatctgttaggtgacgtaccccattctccatacattgcgtaaaccgatttctggcgtttttcatgactcttgttagcatagcaggtgttatgttggcaatttcttcttggatgttggtcttcaaatcttgtagggttcttggacggttcacataaacacgggatttcaaaaaaccccatagaaaaaaatcacaaggggacagatcgggagagcgtgccggccattccaaatcgcctctaattcagataaggcgctctggaaagtgttccctcaaaacagccatcgatgctcttgaagtgtgtgctgttgcaccgtcttgttggaaccaagtgtcccccaaatccaaactttctagtcgtgggaaaaaaaaattctgtagcatgtttacataccggtccgaattcactgtcactgtaacctcatattcctcaaaaaaccagggaccaataattccagctgaggaaattgcacaccacactgtgactttgggtgaatgcaaaggcttttgatgcaattctcgagggttggtgtcagcccagtagcgcatgttttggttgttaaccgacccacacaaatgaaaatgggcttcatcggtaaaaaaaacaatagcaccctcgggaacgacatcaagaagaagctcacacgcgttcatccgagaattgaagtcacgttctgaaagtttttgcactatcgccatcttatagggatgaaaatgaagatcatcacgaagaattcttctcacagaacgatcggatagtccaagggcagatgcgtgtttgcgcgcagaacgccgtggcgatcgcaacattgacgctctcactgcttcaatgttctcaggtgatctaacgggccgagggactccagttcttccttttgtcgcacttgcagtttatctgaatgtagtgaccccccaaaggcacgctcctcactattccaacgcatgatggcgactgaatcgtgtcgggacaaaactttacagtatcccctcttgaacgagaccaatAGCGCtcggctatgacatcaactaactgaatggcgcgcattttaagaaaggaagttatgctgctgcaTCCTGTACAATCCATAGGGTTTTCAGTTCTTAAAAATCCAGAACGTGAACCGGCCTGCCCGATTATCTTTGTGACAATATTACAAGATTTtgcttttagccattttaatATTGGAAGGCAGGAGAACATGTGCTAGAAATTCTAGGCCAAGCGATGAATGTAACCACAAAGAAAAACTAATTTGCGTCGGAACAACATAGATACATTAATATTCTGTCTTTCGGAAAGCTCTGTTCGCTCCGTACGACAAGTTTCAACAGGTACATGAAAATTCATTAAACGTATATTTGTTCATTTCTTTTCATCACTGAATGTATATTTACTGACCAATCGAATGACTTAAAATGAAGATGATTAGTGTTAGTTTTAAGTGAGATGCTGTTATGTAAttgtggttgtggataaatctCATTTACGTCActgtattttatatgaatttcaaCAAGAAAGGAATGCTACAAAGCGCGTAGAAATTTGCGGAAAGTGGCGAATTTTGCAACAGAAAATGTAGAAGATGGTTCCAAATAGTTCAAGTAGGAGATATGGACCTTTCTGATAAACCGTGCTCTGGGTGACCGTCTTCGATTGGCGACGATATTTTGATGATTCTGATACAAATACTTTTCTGACAATGTTTTCTTTTGGGTAGGGTGGGTGAATGAATTTCCGCACAGGTGACTTTTCCCCCTTGTATTTGTAGCGCTTTTCGGTATGCCGGTATGAAGACTGCCGTCTCAGCGTTGACTCTCCCTTTGCTGATcggcgcaagcctcgccaccttccaacgataagGGAAAGTGCTCTCTTTCAGGCAggcattgaatgcgccgagcaataggtcagtttgtatatctctggTGGGATGCCAACGGGTCTTGGCTTcttcttgtttttaaggttttgtgtgaaacaaaaccttattagaatcgagacggtgtctgtctgtccgtctgtccgtctgtctgtctgtctgtctgtctgtctgtctgtcacacccgatttattcggaaacggctggaccgattgtcacgaaaattggtgagagtatgtaatctggtgatccctctacatgcagtaagtggcgccatcttgtgttaagtttaaggggggctccccgtacatgtgaatgaagggtgcaaatttttttttcgcagaatgtagccatgtagggtatcaaatgaaaggtctcaattagtacttttcgaatctggttcaatatttgatattagatgaaacataggggagtgagggttcaaaatatgacccacaaaaagtgtaacaggtctcgttctcagaacttatccaaccgaaaaatctgaaaaaaatcacagtagtgcatctctacgaaatctaggcctcaaaatatatccggttccgatatctgcacaaataaagttaataatagtatatttccacattttagaaatttacccggcatcccctcttatgttcatcccagaagtacaaaatttggcatgcgtgtaatgaagaatataatgcacagtttggtcaagtttgaagaaaatccaactattattaacaaagttatagggggtgaaactttacaattttttgtgaatttcgttcactctacaacccgcatgacgtcgtcatcacatatcaattcgtcaatatcacaacgaaatgagttcttacgaattgggtcgcagacaattattttgttttagttttttagttatttgtcaaccagacatgtgtgtatgtaggtatataatatatgcgtgctaatgaactttgcggctagtgcctaattcagatagatataagacgtaaatcggaaatatgtgtacagcaggtaataggcagtttgtttgtttagggtgagcgtgatatctatggctctaatatgtacgtatgtcacgtagtttggaaaaatatgaaggattatgttggatttgtagctatatacggacagaaaaatgtgcgtctcttacataagatgaacacaaaacctttatacccgaagcgcgagcttccggtattccgacttgttttatagagAGAattgcctcttccaactcttttatagaggaaAGTGGGTCTTTCACGCTCTCCGCACTgccgtcatcatcccgtacgtagtgcgcagggaatagtgcccgtacaatgcggtccatttgtTGGGCCTTAAGTAAACAGGGTTTTCGGATGGCCCGGATTTtgcgggttaccagtttgtaaccgagtctccCGGGTCCCCAAGCACCCCGTCGCCTaagtcctgccagcagcgaggtTCACTCCTGTATTCTGTACTCTGTGATTATGGTACTTGCCCTTTCGGGTCGTTTAGACGTCGTGTCAAGTAGCACAGTTTGTGACACTGCtttcggagctctgcaattcccgccgtccaccaatacatagaaagcTGGCCATGtatcgatgccctcctggacatggaagctccgcaggccgttaTTATCAGATTAATACCTGAATTGGCAATACCGTCAGCTTCAGTGCCACCACCCCCAAGAATGCTCTCCAGTGCGGTTCCCCCTGCTCTatgagtttcgacaaacctcccggtgttcgcCTTCGCGACTTCCCATGCACATAAAAAGCGCCGGGGGTGGCGTACACCGAGAATTTGtgccaaccacttcgaaggcaatatattgatgatcgcttgccgaaaagtcttccaaaaTTCGCCACCCGTCCAGCAACACTAGTGATTTCCTCGCGA is a window encoding:
- the LOC119647326 gene encoding protein fuzzy, which codes for MAIHLMCLTSSGGLPLFTRKKGDCDNLPFSTVASLNGTHMFCKSQGVQLKSTHTDDWILVWKDYENTVTLIAAGKGITEKMLWTLLDLVFNSFLLFVSLEEIQIHKNFDRIKREAKSYMPIVDKLLDYCESELLGYSDCVLANENAQVLTRLTEFSVQFGSLFCAVVVNQKLAAATEGWWDLDVVDRKLLILLMSVSNTSQKDVPVFLPKRSSSVAYRFIAIPLMGTATLCVICGAEPAYHEIAALAQQTFKNDLDILESIDRSMPRNFPESLEIDPNILGVLLINKNYKKYVISRNLQQNSSGKRSMSGSHRLDILRTFYNHAVDIIEEFIADASNGSSGNSDKSAKTNVLESYWCSEYHKCHALSDENDNLICVLYVASVPTYTMRLITQKTLAMIVQEKTVCWQY